The following coding sequences are from one Bradyrhizobium sp. WSM471 window:
- a CDS encoding peptidylprolyl isomerase, producing MTTSFPVTKTGLRFGLATALVGCLALALIAGPGRAADDPVLAKVNGAEIKKSDVAMAEEELGPSLAQMDPATKDENVLSFLIDMKIVGKAAEDKKLADGEEFKKRLAFARNRLLMDSLLAGEGKAATTPDAMKKVYEEASKQITGEQEVRARHILVETEDEAKAVKAELDKGADFAELAKKKSKDPGSADGGDLGFFTKEQMVPEFSAVAFALEPGKISDPVKSQFGWHVIKVEEKRNRKAPDFEQVKAQIEQYVTRKAQADYVAKLRAEAKVERLDQPADAAKDAKPADAAKPADAKPSDSKMAPPAKK from the coding sequence ATGACCACCTCGTTCCCGGTAACCAAAACCGGCCTGCGCTTCGGCCTCGCCACCGCCCTCGTGGGCTGCCTTGCGCTGGCGCTGATCGCGGGTCCCGGCCGGGCTGCCGACGATCCGGTGCTGGCGAAGGTCAATGGCGCGGAGATCAAGAAGAGCGACGTCGCCATGGCCGAAGAGGAACTCGGGCCGAGCCTCGCCCAGATGGACCCGGCGACCAAGGACGAGAACGTCCTGTCCTTCCTGATCGACATGAAGATCGTCGGCAAGGCCGCCGAGGACAAGAAGCTCGCTGACGGCGAGGAGTTCAAGAAGCGCCTCGCGTTCGCCCGCAACCGCCTGCTGATGGACAGCCTGCTCGCCGGAGAGGGCAAGGCCGCCACCACCCCGGATGCCATGAAGAAGGTCTATGAGGAGGCCTCCAAGCAGATCACCGGCGAGCAGGAAGTGCGCGCCCGCCACATCCTGGTCGAGACCGAGGACGAGGCCAAGGCGGTGAAGGCCGAACTCGACAAGGGCGCCGATTTCGCCGAGCTCGCCAAGAAGAAGTCCAAGGACCCGGGCTCGGCCGACGGCGGCGACCTCGGCTTCTTCACCAAGGAACAGATGGTGCCGGAGTTCTCGGCGGTCGCCTTCGCGCTCGAGCCGGGCAAGATCTCCGACCCCGTGAAGTCGCAGTTCGGCTGGCACGTCATCAAGGTCGAGGAAAAGCGCAACCGCAAGGCGCCGGATTTCGAGCAGGTCAAGGCGCAGATCGAGCAGTATGTCACCCGCAAGGCCCAGGCCGACTACGTCGCCAAGCTGCGCGCGGAAGCCAAGGTCGAGCGGCTGGATCAGCCGGCGGATGCGGCGAAGGACGCCAAGCCGGCTGATGCCGCCAAGCCTGCCGA
- the secA gene encoding preprotein translocase subunit SecA, whose protein sequence is MIGALARKFFGSANDRRVKGYQSRVNAINALEPEVSKLSDEALKARTVEFRQQLAEGKTLDDLLVPAFATVREAAKRTLGQRHFDVQLIGGMVLHEGDIAEMKTGEGKTLVATLAVYLNALAGKGVHVVTVNDYLARRDSAWMGQIYGFLGLTTGVIVHGLDDSERKTAYACDITYGTNNEYGFDYLRDNMKYRLEDMVQRPHFYAIVDEVDSILIDEARTPLIISGPLDDRSDFYNTIDGFLPKLDKSDYDVDEKQRTVTLTEAGMEKIETLLRDAGQLKGESLYDVENVSVVHHINQALRAHTLFTRDKDYIVRDDEVIIIDEFTGRMMQGRRYSEGLHQALEAKEHVQVQPENQTLASITFQNYFRMYEKLAGMTGTALTEADELFDIYKLEVVEIPTNLPVARLDEDDEVYRTQNEKYAAILAEIERANARLQPVLVGTASIEKSEVIAEYLKKHGYRQIDFGNENSMQKLYAAARAGKPAKLFAVLNARFHEQEAYIVAEAGVPGAITIATNMAGRGTDIKLGGSLEMRIQQEAASIEDEAEKAKKIEQIKADIEHFRDIVLKAEEEVEIEPAKGSKPAKTVKKPGGLYIMGSERHESRRIDNQLRGRSGRQGDPGRSKFFLSLEDDLMRIFGSDRLDSMLQRLGLQEGEAIIHPWINKALEKAQQKVEARNFDIRKNLLKFDNVQNDQRKVIFDQRVDLMKDDSVAETVADMRHAFIDDLVAKHVPEHAYAEQWDVAGLKEELKRVLDLDLPVEDWAKEEGIADEELLTRIETRADEHMAAKVGQWGPDVMRYVEKTILLQTLDHLWREHLIMLDHLRQVIGLRGYGQRDPLQEYKTEAFNLFQEMSAHLREAVTAQLMRVEIVPPEQEAPVLPPMEAHKFDPNTGEDEMALASVTLGAQATDAALRDPKNPASWGKIGRNEDCPCGSGKKYKHCHGRYA, encoded by the coding sequence ATGATCGGCGCGCTCGCCCGCAAGTTTTTCGGCTCCGCCAACGACCGGCGGGTGAAGGGATATCAGTCCCGCGTCAACGCGATCAACGCGCTGGAGCCCGAGGTCTCGAAACTCTCCGACGAGGCCCTCAAGGCCCGCACCGTCGAGTTCAGGCAGCAGCTCGCCGAGGGCAAGACCCTGGACGACCTCCTGGTCCCCGCTTTCGCCACCGTCCGTGAAGCCGCCAAGCGCACGCTCGGCCAGCGCCATTTCGATGTCCAGCTGATCGGCGGCATGGTGCTGCACGAGGGCGACATCGCCGAGATGAAGACCGGCGAAGGCAAGACCCTGGTCGCAACGCTCGCGGTCTATCTCAACGCGCTCGCCGGCAAGGGCGTCCACGTCGTCACCGTCAACGACTACCTCGCCCGCCGCGACTCCGCATGGATGGGCCAGATCTACGGCTTCCTCGGCCTGACCACCGGCGTGATCGTGCACGGCCTCGACGATTCCGAGCGCAAGACGGCCTATGCCTGCGACATCACCTACGGCACCAACAACGAATACGGCTTCGACTATCTGCGCGACAACATGAAGTACCGGCTCGAGGACATGGTCCAGCGGCCGCACTTCTACGCGATCGTCGACGAAGTCGACTCCATCCTGATCGACGAAGCGCGCACGCCGCTGATCATCTCCGGCCCGCTCGACGACCGCTCCGACTTCTACAACACCATCGACGGCTTCCTGCCCAAGCTCGACAAGTCCGACTACGACGTCGACGAGAAGCAGCGCACGGTGACGCTGACCGAAGCCGGCATGGAGAAGATCGAGACGCTGCTGCGCGATGCCGGCCAGCTCAAGGGCGAGTCGCTCTACGACGTCGAGAACGTCTCCGTCGTGCACCACATCAACCAGGCGCTGCGCGCCCACACGCTGTTCACGCGCGACAAGGACTACATCGTCCGCGACGACGAGGTCATCATCATCGACGAGTTCACCGGTCGCATGATGCAGGGCCGCCGCTACTCCGAAGGCCTGCATCAGGCGCTGGAAGCCAAGGAGCACGTGCAGGTCCAGCCCGAGAACCAGACGCTGGCCTCGATCACCTTCCAGAACTATTTCCGGATGTACGAAAAGCTCGCCGGCATGACCGGCACGGCGCTGACCGAAGCCGACGAATTGTTCGACATCTACAAGCTCGAGGTCGTGGAGATCCCGACCAATCTGCCGGTCGCCCGTCTCGACGAGGACGACGAGGTCTATCGCACCCAGAACGAGAAATACGCCGCGATCCTGGCCGAGATCGAGCGCGCCAATGCGCGGTTGCAGCCGGTGCTGGTCGGCACCGCCTCGATCGAAAAATCGGAAGTGATCGCCGAATATCTCAAGAAGCACGGCTACCGGCAGATCGATTTCGGCAACGAAAATTCGATGCAGAAGCTGTACGCCGCGGCCCGCGCCGGCAAACCGGCAAAGCTGTTCGCGGTGCTGAACGCGCGCTTCCACGAGCAGGAAGCCTACATCGTCGCGGAAGCCGGCGTGCCCGGCGCGATCACGATCGCGACCAACATGGCCGGCCGCGGCACCGACATCAAGCTCGGCGGCTCGCTGGAAATGCGCATCCAGCAGGAGGCCGCTTCGATCGAGGACGAGGCCGAGAAGGCCAAGAAGATCGAGCAGATCAAGGCCGACATCGAGCACTTCCGCGACATCGTGCTGAAGGCCGAGGAAGAGGTCGAGATCGAACCGGCGAAGGGTTCGAAGCCCGCCAAGACCGTGAAGAAGCCCGGCGGTCTCTACATCATGGGCTCCGAACGCCACGAATCCCGCCGCATCGACAACCAGCTCCGCGGCCGCTCCGGCCGCCAGGGCGACCCCGGCCGCTCGAAATTCTTCCTGTCGCTGGAAGACGATCTGATGCGCATCTTCGGCTCGGATCGCCTCGACAGCATGCTGCAGCGTCTCGGCCTGCAGGAGGGCGAGGCCATCATCCATCCCTGGATCAACAAGGCGCTCGAGAAGGCGCAGCAGAAGGTCGAGGCGCGCAACTTCGACATCCGCAAGAATTTGCTCAAGTTCGACAACGTCCAGAACGACCAGCGCAAGGTGATCTTCGACCAGCGCGTCGACCTGATGAAGGACGACAGCGTCGCCGAGACGGTCGCCGACATGCGCCACGCTTTCATCGACGACCTCGTCGCCAAGCACGTGCCCGAGCATGCCTATGCCGAGCAGTGGGACGTCGCGGGCCTGAAGGAAGAGCTCAAGCGCGTGCTCGATCTCGACTTGCCGGTCGAGGACTGGGCCAAGGAAGAGGGTATCGCCGACGAGGAGCTGCTCACGCGCATCGAGACCCGCGCCGACGAGCACATGGCCGCAAAGGTCGGGCAATGGGGCCCCGACGTGATGCGTTACGTCGAGAAGACCATTCTGCTGCAGACGCTCGACCATCTCTGGCGCGAGCATCTGATCATGCTCGACCATCTGCGCCAGGTCATCGGCCTGCGCGGCTACGGCCAGCGTGATCCGTTGCAGGAGTACAAGACCGAGGCCTTCAACCTCTTCCAGGAGATGAGCGCGCATCTGCGCGAGGCCGTCACGGCGCAGCTGATGCGGGTCGAGATCGTGCCGCCGGAGCAGGAAGCCCCGGTGCTGCCGCCGATGGAAGCGCACAAGTTCGACCCGAACACCGGCGAGGACGAAATGGCGCTCGCCAGCGTCACCCTCGGAGCACAGGCCACGGACGCGGCGCTGCGCGATCCCAAGAACCCGGCCAGCTGGGGCAAGATCGGCCGCAACGAGGATTGCCCCTGCGGCTCGGGCAAGAAGTACAAGCACTGCCACGGGCGGTATGCGTAA
- a CDS encoding MarR family winged helix-turn-helix transcriptional regulator — protein sequence MAKSNTPITEHLAYLLAQANREINRQLELRLSKEGVPVEQWRILKVLSDGNGHSMGELADAVLLNHPTLTKMIDRMVSDTLVYRVQDPNDRRKVLMFISDRGKVLSKKLNSLAVDQEEHILESYGDKSTSELKRLLESLIDSSN from the coding sequence GTGGCAAAATCGAACACCCCGATCACCGAACACCTCGCCTACCTGCTCGCGCAAGCCAACCGGGAGATCAACCGGCAGCTCGAACTGCGGTTGAGCAAGGAAGGCGTGCCCGTCGAGCAGTGGCGCATCCTGAAAGTGCTGTCGGATGGCAACGGCCATTCGATGGGAGAGCTTGCGGACGCCGTGCTGCTCAACCACCCGACGCTGACCAAGATGATCGACCGCATGGTCTCCGACACGCTGGTCTATCGCGTGCAGGACCCGAACGATCGCCGCAAGGTCCTGATGTTCATCTCCGATCGCGGCAAGGTGCTGAGCAAGAAGCTCAACTCGCTCGCGGTCGACCAGGAGGAGCACATCCTGGAGAGCTACGGCGACAAATCGACGAGCGAATTGAAGCGGCTGCTGGAGAGCTTGATCGACAGTTCGAATTGA
- a CDS encoding substrate-binding domain-containing protein: MRATVNFPAHGGPALPPSLLFRNLSPAAADFDRSPVDAHFMKRRGAHNKLRIGGFICCTGSPGVWGPCATSSAQLAVAEINKRGGILGREIELSIYDAGGPLDEILSRAEQAIASDEIDLIVGLHTSAVRVALRKVTTRHRIPYIYTPVYEGGEQTPGVMAIGETPRWQSRPSIHWLADVKKAARWYLIGSDYVWPWQSHRAVKRYIKEAGGHVVGEEFVPLGEDNHEPHLERIRAARPDVVLISLIGTDSITFNRAFGECGLGATTLRLAGAMDETVLLGIGADNSENLFCASGYFPGIGSRANDDFQSRYRAMFGPNGPPIGSLGQSSYEGLRFLEAVANKAGTLAMGPMLAAGRNIVYGGARGPVTVRNGHTRMQMYLAAADGLDFKLIKPI, translated from the coding sequence GTGCGCGCGACGGTAAACTTCCCGGCTCACGGCGGTCCGGCGTTACCGCCGTCCTTGCTGTTCAGGAATCTGTCGCCCGCGGCAGCGGATTTCGACCGGTCGCCGGTTGACGCGCATTTCATGAAGCGCCGCGGCGCACACAACAAGCTCCGCATCGGCGGCTTCATCTGCTGCACCGGCTCGCCCGGCGTTTGGGGCCCGTGCGCGACAAGCAGCGCGCAGCTCGCGGTTGCCGAGATCAACAAGCGCGGCGGCATTCTGGGGCGCGAGATCGAGCTTTCGATCTACGATGCCGGCGGCCCGCTCGACGAGATTCTGAGCCGCGCCGAGCAGGCGATCGCGTCCGATGAGATCGATCTCATCGTCGGACTGCATACCAGCGCGGTGCGCGTGGCGCTGCGCAAGGTCACCACCCGCCACCGCATCCCCTACATCTACACACCCGTTTACGAAGGCGGCGAGCAGACGCCGGGTGTCATGGCGATCGGCGAGACGCCGCGCTGGCAGAGCCGCCCCTCGATCCACTGGCTTGCCGACGTCAAGAAGGCGGCGCGCTGGTACCTGATCGGCAGCGATTATGTCTGGCCCTGGCAGTCGCACCGCGCGGTGAAGCGCTACATCAAGGAGGCCGGCGGCCATGTCGTCGGCGAAGAGTTCGTACCCCTCGGCGAAGATAACCATGAGCCGCATCTGGAGCGCATCCGTGCCGCGAGGCCGGACGTCGTCCTGATTTCGTTGATCGGCACCGACAGCATCACGTTCAATCGCGCGTTCGGAGAATGCGGCCTCGGCGCCACGACGCTGCGGCTGGCCGGAGCGATGGACGAGACCGTGCTGCTCGGAATCGGCGCTGACAACAGCGAGAATCTGTTCTGCGCCTCCGGCTATTTCCCCGGCATCGGATCGCGGGCCAATGACGACTTCCAGAGCCGCTATCGCGCGATGTTCGGACCGAACGGGCCCCCGATCGGCTCGCTCGGTCAATCCAGCTATGAGGGACTGCGCTTCCTCGAGGCCGTGGCGAACAAGGCGGGCACGTTGGCGATGGGGCCCATGCTCGCGGCCGGCCGCAACATCGTCTATGGCGGCGCGCGCGGCCCCGTCACCGTCAGGAACGGTCACACCCGGATGCAAATGTATCTCGCCGCGGCGGATGGCCTCGATTTCAAGCTGATCAAACCGATCTGA
- a CDS encoding amidase, with protein MTVVLPTPAQLRSVAEQCGLALSDDDVASFRGLMQGSIEAYNLVGAMPDEVPEVKYPRTPGYRPSPEENPRNAWYRKSTVKGAASGKLKGKTVALKDNIMLAGVPMMNGSATLEGYVPDFDATIVTRMLDAGAEIAGKVHCESFCMSGGSHTNAVGAVHNPHKMGYSAGGSSSGSGVVVALGEVDMAIGGDQGGSIRMPSSFCGTYGMKPTWGLVPYTGIMPIEVFVDHTGPMTATVADNALLLEVLAGDDGYDPRIKAPKVEEYTKALGQGVKGMKIGILKEGFEQANAESAVNESVREAAKRFKDLGATVETVSIPMHLMGPAIWTPIGTEGMTQTMMYGDGYGLSRSDLYSTTLMDFHRGWRRQADSLSETTKLFLLLGTYINNSFGPRYYGKALNISRRLTAAYDKAFKDYDLLLLPTTPMKATKLPEPTASREDYVARALEMISNTAPFDITHHPAMSLPCGMVDGLPVGLMLVGRMFEESTIYRAAHAFEQIGDWKKM; from the coding sequence GTGACAGTTGTCCTTCCCACGCCCGCCCAATTGCGCAGCGTCGCCGAGCAGTGCGGCCTCGCCCTGTCCGATGACGATGTCGCCTCGTTCCGCGGCCTGATGCAGGGCTCGATCGAAGCCTACAATCTCGTCGGCGCCATGCCGGACGAGGTGCCGGAGGTCAAATATCCGCGCACGCCGGGCTATCGGCCCTCGCCGGAAGAGAACCCGCGCAACGCCTGGTATCGCAAGTCGACCGTGAAGGGTGCGGCGAGCGGCAAGCTCAAGGGCAAGACCGTCGCCCTGAAAGACAACATCATGCTCGCCGGCGTTCCCATGATGAACGGCTCGGCGACGCTCGAAGGCTACGTCCCCGATTTCGACGCCACCATCGTCACGCGCATGCTCGATGCCGGCGCCGAGATCGCCGGAAAAGTCCATTGCGAATCCTTTTGCATGTCCGGCGGCAGCCACACCAATGCGGTCGGCGCCGTCCACAATCCGCACAAGATGGGCTATTCGGCCGGCGGCTCGTCGTCAGGCAGCGGCGTCGTCGTCGCGCTCGGCGAGGTCGACATGGCGATCGGCGGCGACCAGGGTGGTTCGATCCGCATGCCGTCCTCGTTCTGCGGCACCTATGGCATGAAGCCGACCTGGGGCCTCGTGCCCTACACCGGCATCATGCCGATCGAGGTGTTCGTCGATCACACCGGCCCGATGACGGCGACCGTCGCCGACAACGCGCTGCTGCTGGAGGTGCTGGCCGGCGACGACGGCTATGATCCCCGCATCAAGGCGCCCAAGGTCGAGGAGTACACCAAGGCGCTTGGCCAGGGCGTCAAGGGCATGAAGATCGGCATCCTCAAGGAAGGCTTTGAGCAGGCGAATGCCGAGTCTGCGGTGAACGAAAGCGTCCGGGAGGCTGCCAAGCGCTTCAAGGATCTCGGCGCCACCGTGGAGACTGTCTCGATCCCGATGCACCTCATGGGCCCTGCGATCTGGACGCCGATCGGCACCGAGGGCATGACCCAGACCATGATGTATGGCGACGGCTATGGCCTGAGCCGTTCCGATCTCTATTCGACCACGCTGATGGACTTCCATCGCGGCTGGCGGCGGCAGGCGGATTCCCTGTCCGAGACCACAAAGCTGTTCCTGCTGCTCGGCACCTACATCAACAACAGTTTTGGTCCGCGCTATTACGGCAAGGCGCTCAACATCTCCCGCCGCCTGACCGCGGCCTACGACAAGGCCTTCAAAGACTACGATCTGCTGCTGCTGCCGACCACGCCGATGAAGGCGACGAAGCTGCCGGAGCCAACCGCGAGCCGTGAAGACTATGTCGCCCGCGCGCTGGAGATGATCTCCAACACCGCGCCGTTCGACATCACCCATCATCCCGCGATGTCGCTGCCCTGCGGCATGGTCGACGGCCTGCCCGTCGGCCTGATGCTGGTCGGCCGCATGTTCGAGGAATCCACCATCTATCGCGCCGCCCATGCTTTCGAGCAGATCGGCGACTGGAAGAAAATGTGA
- a CDS encoding branched-chain amino acid ABC transporter permease produces the protein MANAFVAAFEILSFGAIIVLIVLGLGIIASMMGIFNFAQGEFVLLGAYITYLAYAKGLPIWAGMVAAPFVVGALGFVLEALIIRRFYAAPIVAMLGTYALGLIIRESVRGLIGGFYLTVPEPIGGSIDIGAMHISAWRFTIIVITALVMGGCYLLLAHTSFGLRVRATLENPSLARASGISTPLIYGATFAFGAALAGLAGALIVPVFSLFADLGLRFLIQGFVAVMVGGVGSFIGPVAGAGVIGTLSAALPWVMAPVVADVLVFVLAIVFIKFRPQGLIAGKGV, from the coding sequence ATGGCTAACGCGTTCGTCGCGGCGTTCGAAATCTTGAGCTTTGGCGCGATCATCGTCCTGATCGTGCTGGGTCTCGGGATCATCGCCAGCATGATGGGCATCTTCAACTTCGCGCAGGGCGAGTTCGTCCTGCTCGGGGCCTACATTACCTATCTCGCCTATGCCAAGGGTCTGCCGATCTGGGCCGGCATGGTCGCCGCGCCCTTCGTCGTCGGCGCGCTCGGCTTCGTGCTGGAGGCGCTGATCATCCGACGCTTCTACGCAGCCCCCATCGTCGCCATGCTCGGCACCTATGCGCTCGGCCTGATCATCCGCGAATCCGTGCGTGGCCTGATCGGCGGCTTCTATCTCACCGTGCCGGAGCCGATCGGCGGCTCGATCGATATCGGCGCCATGCACATCTCGGCCTGGCGCTTCACCATCATCGTCATCACGGCGCTGGTGATGGGTGGCTGCTATCTGCTGCTGGCGCACACCAGCTTCGGCCTGCGCGTGCGAGCCACCCTGGAAAATCCCTCGCTGGCGCGCGCCTCCGGAATCTCCACGCCGCTGATCTATGGCGCCACCTTTGCGTTCGGCGCCGCGCTCGCCGGCCTTGCCGGTGCGCTGATCGTGCCGGTGTTCAGCCTGTTCGCCGATCTCGGCCTGCGCTTCCTGATCCAGGGCTTTGTCGCGGTCATGGTCGGCGGCGTCGGCTCCTTTATCGGGCCGGTCGCGGGCGCCGGCGTCATCGGCACGCTCAGTGCCGCGCTGCCCTGGGTGATGGCGCCCGTGGTGGCCGATGTCCTCGTCTTCGTTCTCGCCATCGTCTTCATCAAATTCCGGCCGCAGGGCCTCATCGCTGGAAAAGGGGTTTAG
- a CDS encoding substrate-binding protein translates to MSDRTQLSRRRFLSNFAFASGAVATGVGSWVIPAPWANAAEAPIKVGIATDLTGPIAYAGNADANVAKMVIKEINAGGGLLGRPLELYIEDTASNESVAVGNVRKLIQRDKVDMVLGGITSSMRNAIKDPIVARGKTLYIYPQLYEGKECTPYLFCTGPTPAQQCDEFIPWLIKNGGKKFALPSANYVWPHTLNVYARKVIEANGGEVVFEEYYPLDQVDFSSTVNRIISNKVDVVFNTVIPPGVGPFFKQLYEAGFLKNGGRLACVYYDENTLNINQAAEIEGLASCLDYFKVLTKENPFDAKIQAAYEKDFPGNFLFAAGSAATGTYRGLKLWEAAVKEAGKIDRESVAATLDHAKIAEGPGGPAEMVPGKRHCKMKMYTAVAKGGNYEIVGRSDGLVDPKEC, encoded by the coding sequence ATGTCCGATCGTACTCAGCTCTCCCGCCGCCGCTTCCTCTCGAATTTCGCCTTTGCCTCCGGGGCGGTCGCAACCGGCGTCGGCAGTTGGGTGATCCCGGCGCCCTGGGCCAATGCGGCCGAAGCCCCGATCAAGGTCGGCATCGCCACCGACCTCACCGGACCGATCGCCTACGCCGGCAATGCCGACGCCAACGTCGCCAAGATGGTGATCAAGGAGATCAACGCCGGCGGCGGCCTGCTCGGTCGCCCGCTCGAGCTCTATATCGAGGACACCGCCTCGAACGAATCCGTCGCGGTCGGCAACGTCCGCAAGCTGATCCAGCGCGACAAGGTGGACATGGTGCTCGGCGGCATCACCTCGTCGATGCGCAACGCCATCAAGGACCCGATCGTCGCGCGCGGCAAGACGCTCTACATCTACCCACAGCTCTACGAAGGCAAGGAGTGCACGCCCTATCTGTTCTGCACCGGACCGACGCCGGCGCAGCAGTGCGACGAGTTCATTCCCTGGTTGATCAAGAACGGCGGCAAGAAGTTCGCGCTGCCGAGCGCCAACTACGTCTGGCCGCACACGCTCAACGTCTACGCCCGCAAGGTGATCGAGGCCAACGGCGGCGAGGTCGTGTTCGAGGAATATTATCCGCTCGACCAAGTCGACTTCTCCTCGACCGTCAACCGCATCATCTCCAACAAGGTCGATGTCGTCTTCAACACCGTCATCCCGCCGGGCGTCGGCCCGTTCTTCAAGCAGCTCTATGAAGCCGGCTTCCTCAAGAATGGCGGACGACTGGCCTGCGTCTACTATGACGAGAACACGCTCAACATCAATCAGGCCGCCGAGATCGAGGGTCTCGCCAGCTGTCTCGATTACTTCAAGGTGCTGACCAAGGAGAACCCGTTCGACGCCAAAATCCAGGCGGCCTACGAGAAGGATTTCCCGGGCAACTTCCTGTTTGCCGCCGGCAGCGCAGCCACCGGCACCTATCGCGGGTTGAAGCTGTGGGAAGCCGCCGTCAAGGAAGCCGGCAAGATCGACCGCGAGTCGGTCGCGGCTACGCTCGACCACGCCAAGATCGCCGAAGGCCCGGGCGGGCCGGCCGAGATGGTTCCGGGCAAGCGGCACTGCAAGATGAAGATGTACACGGCGGTCGCCAAGGGCGGGAACTACGAGATCGTCGGACGCAGCGACGGTCTCGTCGATCCCAAGGAATGCTAG